The following proteins are co-located in the Primulina tabacum isolate GXHZ01 chromosome 11, ASM2559414v2, whole genome shotgun sequence genome:
- the LOC142518852 gene encoding multiprotein-bridging factor 1b-like, producing MAGISQDWEPVVIRKKAPTAAARKDEKAVNAARRAGADIETIRKANAGTNKAASSSTSLNTRKLDDETENLAHDKVPSELKKAIMQARMDKKLTQSQLAQLINEKPQIIQEYESGKAIPNQQIISKLEKSLGVKLRGKK from the exons ATGGCAGGAATCTCTCAAGACTGGGAACCGGTTGTTATCCGCAAGAAGGCACCCACCGCCGCCGCGCGTAAGGATGAGAAAGCTGTGAACGCCGCCCGACGTGCCGGCGCTGATATCGAAACCATAAGAAAAG CAAATGCGGGGACAAACAAGGCTGCATCGAGCAGCACATCTTTGAACACCAGGAAGCTTGATGACGAAACAGAAAATCTGGCTC ATGACAAGGTTCCCTCCGAGTTGAAAAAGGCCATCATGCAAGCTCGAATGGATAAGAAACTGACACAGTCACAACTTGCTCAG CTTATTAATGAGAAGCCCCAAATCATCCAGGAATATGAATCTGGAAAAGCAATTCCTAACCAGCAGATCATTTCTAAACTGGAGAAATCTCTTGGTGTGAAATTGcgtggaaaaaaataa